A stretch of the Arthrobacter sp. PAMC 25486 genome encodes the following:
- a CDS encoding sugar transferase — protein sequence MRNLRWVDAGIIAAALIAAQVVRFGFDKTDLMIGPITVSYWVCGLILGAIWYVMLGAWDSRKIRVVGAGTDEYKLILTATSWLFGTLAIVSYAFSLDTARGYVLLALPLGICGIVLSRWVQRKVLHRQRARGESTAKVLVVAGSAAAAHLVRSLSRQPSAGFEPVAVHVPGGTMEDPLMHAVGVPIAGTELTVASVMASITRHGADTVAMSSGNTLSPNEIRDLGWALADRRIRLIMAPALTDIAGPRLHVQPVSGLPLVHVSTPQFSSGAHFAKRVFDIVTSGLLIAVLSPLFLLLAAIVRGDGGPVIFKQQRVGLTGEKFHMFKFRSMVVNAEDLIPELAEQTDGNGVMFKMKNDPRVTPAGRWMRRYSLDELPQLFNVLLGDMSLVGPRPPLESEAAEYERHVHRRFLVKPGITGLWQVSGRSNLSWKDTVRLDLYYVENWSFAGDIVILLKTLKAVIKVDGAY from the coding sequence ATTAGAAATCTGAGATGGGTTGATGCGGGCATCATTGCCGCAGCCCTCATCGCCGCCCAGGTTGTGCGTTTTGGCTTCGATAAGACGGACCTGATGATCGGGCCAATTACCGTCTCCTATTGGGTGTGCGGACTGATTCTCGGTGCCATCTGGTACGTGATGCTCGGTGCTTGGGACAGCCGAAAGATCAGGGTTGTAGGCGCCGGCACTGACGAGTACAAACTCATACTCACAGCCACCTCCTGGCTTTTTGGCACGCTGGCAATCGTGTCCTACGCATTCAGTTTGGACACCGCACGTGGCTACGTGCTGCTGGCCCTGCCCCTCGGGATTTGCGGTATCGTGCTCTCCCGCTGGGTGCAGCGTAAGGTGCTCCACCGTCAGCGCGCGCGGGGCGAATCCACCGCCAAAGTTCTGGTTGTCGCGGGCTCCGCTGCCGCCGCCCACTTGGTGAGATCTCTTTCCCGCCAGCCCTCTGCCGGATTCGAACCGGTTGCAGTTCATGTTCCCGGTGGCACCATGGAAGACCCCCTGATGCACGCAGTTGGCGTGCCAATTGCCGGAACAGAACTTACAGTTGCGTCAGTCATGGCTTCCATCACGAGGCATGGCGCGGACACCGTCGCCATGTCATCTGGAAACACGCTCTCCCCAAATGAAATCCGCGACCTCGGCTGGGCGCTGGCAGATCGTCGAATCAGACTCATCATGGCACCTGCACTGACCGACATCGCAGGTCCTCGTTTGCATGTGCAACCCGTGTCAGGTCTGCCGCTGGTCCATGTCTCGACGCCTCAATTCAGTTCCGGCGCACACTTCGCCAAGCGGGTGTTCGACATCGTCACCTCGGGGCTGTTGATCGCAGTTCTTTCCCCGTTGTTTCTCCTCCTCGCCGCCATCGTCAGAGGTGATGGCGGTCCGGTCATTTTCAAACAACAAAGAGTTGGACTCACGGGCGAGAAGTTCCACATGTTCAAATTCCGTTCCATGGTCGTCAATGCAGAAGATCTGATCCCGGAATTGGCAGAACAGACCGATGGTAATGGCGTCATGTTCAAGATGAAGAACGATCCGCGCGTCACACCTGCCGGACGATGGATGCGTCGTTACAGCCTCGATGAGCTTCCCCAATTATTCAACGTTCTCCTCGGCGATATGAGCCTTGTGGGCCCCCGGCCCCCGTTGGAGAGCGAGGCTGCCGAATATGAACGCCATGTCCACCGCCGGTTCCTGGTCAAGCCCGGCATCACTGGACTGTGGCAGGTCAGCGGACGCTCCAATCTCTCTTGGAAGGACACCGTCCGGCTAGACCTCTACTACGTGGAAAACTGGTCCTTCGCCGGCGACATCGTCATCCTCCTCAAAACGCTCAAGGCAGTCATTAAAGTCGACGGGGCCTACTAG
- a CDS encoding VanZ family protein — MAKPLRRLLLSVAVAYLFAVAVIVFWPSPVDRPAAGTLNGLLSWLYLHGMPKFINYNFVEFSANVVMFVPMGLFASAYFKKARVGIFVGTLGSCLIELAQALLLPERFASGLDVLANTMGAALGALIYVLMVRRSARMLPVFLSAAPDSPLPSRAVHSTSKVAK; from the coding sequence ATGGCCAAGCCACTGCGCAGATTACTCCTTTCCGTAGCTGTGGCGTACCTTTTTGCAGTAGCTGTGATCGTTTTCTGGCCTTCCCCAGTCGACCGCCCGGCTGCTGGGACACTCAACGGGTTGCTTTCGTGGCTATATCTGCACGGCATGCCCAAGTTCATCAACTACAACTTCGTCGAGTTCTCAGCCAACGTCGTCATGTTCGTTCCCATGGGTCTGTTCGCGTCTGCCTACTTCAAGAAGGCCAGGGTGGGAATCTTTGTTGGCACATTGGGTTCCTGCCTGATTGAACTGGCCCAGGCACTGCTGCTGCCGGAACGGTTCGCCTCAGGCCTGGACGTTCTTGCCAACACCATGGGTGCCGCCCTCGGGGCCTTGATCTACGTCCTGATGGTGCGACGCTCGGCCCGAATGCTGCCAGTGTTTTTGAGCGCCGCCCCTGACTCCCCACTGCCAAGTCGCGCAGTCCACTCGACCTCAAAAGTAGCCAAATAG
- the nhaA gene encoding Na+/H+ antiporter NhaA, whose protein sequence is MSSTSRPRIFSRGSYAEHLRISNILRSETVGGALLLAATVIALVWANSPIADSYFNLRDFRIGPESLHLNLSLGGWASDGLLAIFFFVAGLELKREFVAGDLRNPARAIVPIAAAVGGVIVPALFFVAVNWTAGPEVLKGWAIPTATDIAFALAVLAVISTHLPSALRTFLLTLAVVDDLIAIAIIAVFYPGEMNFGFLALAILPLLVFTWLVQKRISSWYLLIPLAAATWALVHASGVHATVAGVLLGFAVPVIRSAKNGGPEAGPGMAEHLEHLMRPISAGLAVPLFAFFSAGVALGGVAGLKSAFTDSVAIGIIGALIVGKFLGVFGATWLVTKTTKATLDDGLAWIDVVGLALLAGVGFTVSLLISELSFGDDSPHYSHAKVAILAGSLAAALLATVVLRIRNKHYRNLAELESRDDDGDGIPDVYQQG, encoded by the coding sequence ATGAGTTCCACTTCAAGGCCCCGCATTTTTAGCCGCGGCAGCTACGCCGAACATCTTCGCATCAGCAACATCCTGCGCTCCGAAACCGTAGGGGGTGCACTGTTGCTGGCGGCCACGGTGATTGCCTTGGTCTGGGCCAACTCCCCCATCGCCGACAGCTACTTCAACCTCCGCGATTTCCGGATCGGCCCCGAGTCACTCCATCTGAACCTGAGCCTGGGCGGCTGGGCGTCCGACGGCCTGCTGGCCATCTTCTTCTTCGTTGCCGGGCTGGAGCTCAAACGCGAATTCGTTGCCGGCGATCTCCGCAACCCGGCACGTGCCATCGTCCCGATTGCGGCAGCCGTGGGCGGAGTAATCGTCCCCGCGCTGTTCTTCGTGGCCGTGAACTGGACCGCAGGCCCGGAAGTACTGAAGGGCTGGGCCATCCCCACCGCCACGGACATCGCCTTTGCCTTGGCCGTGCTGGCAGTCATCAGCACGCACCTGCCCAGCGCACTGCGTACGTTCCTGCTGACGCTCGCCGTAGTGGACGATCTCATTGCCATCGCCATCATTGCCGTCTTCTACCCGGGTGAGATGAACTTCGGATTCCTGGCGCTGGCCATCCTGCCGTTGCTCGTATTCACCTGGTTGGTGCAAAAGCGGATCAGCTCCTGGTACCTCCTGATCCCGCTCGCGGCCGCCACGTGGGCACTCGTCCACGCGTCCGGCGTTCACGCCACAGTTGCCGGCGTGCTGCTTGGTTTCGCGGTCCCAGTGATCCGATCCGCCAAGAACGGTGGCCCCGAGGCCGGTCCGGGAATGGCCGAGCACCTTGAACATCTCATGCGCCCCATTTCTGCTGGCCTGGCAGTGCCTCTCTTTGCCTTCTTCTCTGCGGGCGTGGCGCTGGGCGGGGTGGCCGGGCTGAAGTCTGCGTTTACCGACTCCGTCGCCATCGGTATTATCGGGGCACTGATTGTGGGCAAGTTCTTGGGCGTCTTTGGCGCCACCTGGCTCGTCACCAAGACCACCAAGGCCACACTCGACGACGGCCTGGCCTGGATCGATGTTGTCGGCCTTGCGCTTCTGGCAGGGGTCGGCTTCACCGTCTCCCTGCTGATCAGTGAGCTCAGCTTCGGCGACGACAGCCCCCATTACAGCCACGCAAAGGTCGCCATCCTTGCAGGGTCACTGGCCGCTGCACTGCTGGCCACGGTAGTGCTGAGGATTCGAAACAAGCACTACCGAAATCTGGCCGAACTCGAAAGCCGCGACGACGACGGCGATGGCATCCCCGACGTGTACCAACAGGGCTAA
- a CDS encoding alternate-type signal peptide domain-containing protein translates to MKKVTKAAVAAGAAAALMLGGAGSLALWNDSKTVDAGTITTGHLKMTSDTGKWTDAANAVFDPITDHIVPGDTLTFNQTVTIEADGKNLKGKLTVPELSEDLANLPEDTTVNLTVVPPAGVTLTEGAYSFDGPGTYAVPVSITIVFPEAAEATMNHAINVGSLALTLEQVR, encoded by the coding sequence ATGAAGAAGGTAACGAAGGCTGCCGTAGCAGCCGGTGCAGCAGCCGCTTTGATGCTCGGAGGCGCTGGCTCGTTGGCGCTGTGGAACGATTCCAAAACGGTTGATGCAGGAACCATCACCACCGGTCATCTGAAGATGACATCGGACACTGGCAAGTGGACCGATGCGGCAAACGCCGTATTCGACCCGATTACTGACCACATCGTTCCGGGCGACACCTTGACATTCAACCAGACAGTGACCATCGAAGCCGACGGTAAGAACCTTAAAGGCAAACTCACTGTGCCGGAGCTGAGTGAGGATCTCGCCAACCTGCCAGAAGACACGACGGTCAACTTGACCGTAGTGCCTCCGGCGGGCGTGACGTTGACTGAGGGTGCTTATTCTTTTGACGGCCCGGGCACATATGCGGTTCCTGTCAGCATCACGATCGTCTTCCCGGAGGCTGCGGAAGCAACAATGAATCACGCCATCAACGTCGGTTCCTTGGCCCTGACCCTCGAACAGGTCCGCTAA
- a CDS encoding signal peptidase I, which produces MNGATAAAAPARGRRRTSKNEEKTGMLWWAGQIFSWLLLLTVLAIAAVMIVIPRVGGATAYTVLTGSMAPGMPPGSLAVVRPVDPATLRTGDVITYQLKSGAPAVVTHRVVGVGSTLDGELRFTARGDANTANDLPVRSEQIRGSLWYQLPWLGHVNSVLTGPQRQWLTFAAVTGLLGYSAFMAISALRDRLERTKKP; this is translated from the coding sequence GTGAACGGCGCAACGGCCGCGGCGGCACCTGCCCGGGGCCGCCGTCGAACTTCCAAAAATGAAGAGAAAACCGGCATGCTGTGGTGGGCCGGTCAAATCTTCTCATGGTTGCTGCTGCTAACCGTCCTGGCGATCGCGGCCGTCATGATCGTGATTCCGAGAGTCGGCGGAGCCACCGCGTACACGGTCCTGACCGGTTCCATGGCGCCCGGCATGCCACCCGGCAGCCTTGCCGTGGTGCGCCCTGTAGACCCCGCAACCCTGCGCACGGGCGACGTCATCACCTACCAACTGAAATCCGGTGCGCCGGCTGTTGTCACGCACAGAGTGGTGGGCGTGGGTTCGACCCTCGACGGCGAACTGCGCTTCACCGCCCGTGGAGACGCCAACACCGCCAACGATCTGCCCGTGCGGTCCGAACAAATCCGCGGCAGCCTCTGGTATCAGCTGCCCTGGCTCGGCCATGTCAACTCCGTCCTCACAGGGCCGCAACGGCAGTGGCTCACCTTCGCCGCCGTGACCGGACTGCTCGGCTACTCCGCGTTCATGGCCATAAGTGCCCTGCGCGACAGACTTGAAAGGACCAAGAAACCGTGA
- a CDS encoding DUF2505 domain-containing protein, with product MGGELKSFTISGPTTAAFTTQTVRTLPTTRMPDIAKKVLGATLTVTQDESWSAPAADGSRTNTIKLTVAKAPVDVAAVQKLVVSGDSTVVELSGEVKSSVPFLGAKIASAAEPVIGRALNLQATLAQEWLTTHS from the coding sequence GTGGGGGGCGAGCTGAAATCCTTTACGATCAGCGGGCCCACCACGGCGGCGTTCACCACCCAAACGGTGCGCACCCTGCCCACCACGCGCATGCCCGACATCGCCAAGAAGGTGCTCGGCGCAACCCTGACGGTGACGCAGGATGAGTCCTGGAGCGCTCCTGCCGCCGACGGTTCACGCACCAACACCATCAAGCTCACGGTGGCCAAGGCGCCCGTGGATGTCGCGGCCGTGCAGAAGCTGGTTGTCTCCGGTGATTCCACCGTGGTGGAGCTGAGTGGCGAGGTCAAGTCGAGTGTGCCGTTCCTGGGCGCCAAGATCGCCTCGGCGGCAGAGCCGGTCATTGGCCGCGCCCTGAACCTGCAGGCCACGCTGGCGCAGGAATGGCTGACCACGCACAGCTAG
- a CDS encoding DUF2505 domain-containing protein produces MALAASTTLAATAQNVTDVFTNEAFIKHVSETVGGELKSFTISGPTTAAFTTQTVRTLPTTRMPDIAKKVLGATLTVTQDESWSAPAADGSRTNTIKLTVAKAPVDVAAVQKLVVSGDSTVVELSGEVKSSVPFLGAKIASAAEPVIGRALNLQATLAQEWLTTHS; encoded by the coding sequence ATGGCGCTTGCCGCCTCAACCACGCTGGCCGCAACGGCTCAGAACGTGACAGACGTCTTTACCAACGAAGCCTTCATCAAGCATGTCAGCGAAACTGTGGGGGGCGAGCTGAAATCCTTTACGATCAGCGGGCCCACCACGGCGGCGTTCACCACCCAAACGGTGCGCACCCTGCCCACCACGCGCATGCCCGACATCGCCAAGAAGGTGCTCGGCGCAACCCTGACGGTGACGCAGGATGAGTCCTGGAGCGCTCCTGCCGCCGACGGTTCACGCACCAACACCATCAAGCTCACGGTGGCCAAGGCGCCCGTGGATGTCGCGGCCGTGCAGAAGCTGGTTGTCTCCGGTGATTCCACCGTGGTGGAGCTGAGTGGCGAGGTCAAGTCGAGTGTGCCGTTCCTGGGCGCCAAGATCGCCTCGGCGGCAGAGCCGGTCATTGGCCGCGCCCTGAACCTGCAGGCCACGCTGGCGCAGGAATGGCTGACCACGCACAGCTAA
- the mfd gene encoding transcription-repair coupling factor, translating into MSLAGLRSALAEDPLFARVRGFAAADPATRSTDVAFSAPAGMRAVLLAEVADGLSDRSAAAPGVVLAVTATGREAEDTVAALRSYLPDAAIAEFPSWETLPHERLSPRSDTVGRRLSVLRRLAHPEHDAGARLRVVVAPIRAVVQPLVAGLGELVPVRVRVGEDIPFGELIKRLSDAAYARVDMVTHRGEFAVRGGILDVFPPTDNHPVRVEFFGDEVESMRWFSIADQRTLTSVKGNISHPVELYAPPCREILITPTVMSRAAKLKDLMPGAAGMLEKIAGGIAVEGMESLAPALVDGMVPLSSLLPAGSIAVVLDPEKVSARAHDLESTNEEFLEAAWSTASDGGSAPLDLSQASGGGAGVDLASAGFKSLAETREGALEHGLSWWTMSALAQDEELEPATDVVNLHAREPRGYRGDVAEMMEFIGARVKDQWRVVVATQGPGPAQRLAELFHEANIPASRVESLDAPPQPGIIEVTTADTGRGFVLDSLKLGLLTEADLLGRASAVSTRDMRKMPSKRRNAVDPLQLEAGDYVVHEQHGVGKFVELIQRKVPGAGVGGAAGLREYLVLEYAPSKRGAPGDRLFVPTDQLDQVTAYVGGDAPALSKMGGSDWAATKGKARKAVKEIAGELIRLYSARMASRGHAFGPDTPWQAELEEAFPYVETPDQLVAINEVKADMEKEVPMDRLISGDVGYGKTEIAVRAAFKAVQDGKQVAILVPTTLLAQQHYETFNERFSGFPVRVAPLSRFQTTKESKEIIEGVRTGSVDVVIGTHRLLSKDFAFKDLGLVIVDEEQRFGVEHKEALKKMRTNVDVLAMSATPIPRTLEMSMTGIRETSTLATPPEERHPVLTYVGAHSDKQVGAAIRRELMREGQVFYVHNRVKSIERTAAHIQQLVPDARVAVAHGQMSESRLEQIIVDFWEKRFDVLVCTTIIETGLDISNANTLIVEQANNYGLSQLHQLRGRVGRGRERAYAYFLYPADKPLGEVALERLKAVAAHNELGAGMALAMKDLEIRGAGNLLGGEQSGHIQGVGFDLYIRLVGEAVAEFRGEGEERVAEMKIELPVNAHLPHDYVPGERLRLEAYRKLAAAVTVEAIAEVEDELIDRYGELPPAAVNLLAVAHFKVLARAAGLHDVALQGNFIKFAPAELPESKVMRLTRMYPGAMVKPALNAVLIPKPKTARIGGRDLADAEVLKWAQGVLEAIFEVTPETMAAP; encoded by the coding sequence ATGAGTCTTGCAGGGTTGCGGAGCGCACTTGCCGAAGATCCACTGTTCGCCCGGGTCCGCGGCTTCGCGGCCGCCGACCCCGCCACCCGCAGCACCGACGTCGCCTTCAGTGCCCCCGCCGGCATGCGCGCCGTGCTGCTGGCGGAAGTGGCCGACGGCCTGAGCGACAGATCTGCCGCCGCCCCCGGCGTGGTCCTCGCCGTCACTGCCACCGGCCGCGAGGCCGAGGACACTGTGGCCGCCTTGCGCTCCTACCTTCCCGACGCCGCAATCGCCGAGTTTCCCAGCTGGGAAACCCTCCCGCACGAACGGCTTTCCCCCCGCTCCGACACCGTGGGCCGCCGTCTCTCCGTGCTGCGCCGCCTGGCCCATCCCGAGCACGACGCCGGAGCCCGGCTTCGTGTTGTTGTGGCACCTATTCGTGCGGTCGTCCAGCCGCTGGTGGCCGGCTTGGGTGAGCTGGTTCCGGTGCGGGTGCGCGTCGGCGAGGACATTCCGTTCGGTGAATTGATCAAGCGCCTCTCCGATGCCGCCTACGCCCGTGTTGACATGGTCACGCACCGAGGCGAGTTTGCCGTCCGCGGAGGCATCCTCGACGTCTTCCCGCCCACTGACAACCACCCCGTCCGCGTCGAGTTCTTTGGCGACGAGGTGGAATCGATGCGCTGGTTCAGCATCGCCGACCAACGCACACTCACCAGCGTCAAGGGCAACATCTCCCACCCGGTTGAGTTGTATGCGCCCCCGTGCCGGGAAATCCTGATCACCCCCACCGTCATGAGCCGGGCCGCGAAGCTCAAGGACCTGATGCCCGGCGCCGCAGGAATGCTTGAAAAGATCGCCGGCGGCATCGCCGTTGAGGGCATGGAATCCCTCGCGCCGGCACTGGTGGACGGCATGGTACCGCTGTCCTCGCTGCTGCCCGCCGGTTCCATCGCCGTGGTGCTGGATCCGGAAAAGGTCAGCGCCCGCGCCCACGACCTGGAATCCACCAACGAAGAATTTCTTGAGGCGGCCTGGTCCACGGCGTCCGACGGCGGCAGTGCCCCGCTGGACCTGTCGCAGGCCAGCGGGGGAGGGGCCGGAGTCGACCTTGCCTCGGCAGGATTCAAATCCCTGGCCGAAACCCGTGAGGGTGCGCTGGAGCACGGGCTGAGCTGGTGGACCATGAGCGCGCTGGCCCAGGACGAGGAACTTGAACCGGCCACCGACGTGGTGAACCTGCACGCCCGCGAACCGCGCGGCTACCGCGGCGATGTGGCGGAGATGATGGAATTCATCGGCGCCCGCGTCAAGGACCAGTGGCGCGTGGTGGTTGCCACCCAGGGGCCCGGCCCGGCCCAGCGCCTGGCCGAGCTGTTCCACGAAGCCAACATCCCGGCGTCGCGCGTGGAATCCCTGGATGCCCCCCCACAGCCGGGCATCATCGAGGTGACCACGGCCGACACCGGGCGCGGCTTTGTGCTCGATTCGCTGAAGCTGGGGCTGCTGACCGAAGCAGATCTGCTGGGCCGCGCGTCCGCCGTCTCAACCCGGGACATGCGCAAGATGCCCTCCAAGCGCAGGAACGCCGTCGACCCCCTCCAGCTGGAGGCAGGGGACTATGTGGTCCACGAGCAGCACGGTGTGGGCAAGTTTGTGGAGCTGATTCAGCGCAAGGTGCCCGGGGCGGGTGTGGGCGGTGCGGCCGGGCTGCGCGAATACCTGGTGCTGGAATATGCGCCGTCCAAGCGCGGGGCGCCGGGGGACAGGCTGTTTGTGCCCACCGACCAGCTGGACCAGGTGACGGCGTATGTGGGCGGGGATGCGCCGGCGCTGTCGAAGATGGGCGGCTCGGATTGGGCTGCCACGAAGGGCAAGGCGCGCAAGGCGGTCAAGGAGATTGCCGGGGAGCTGATCCGGCTGTACTCGGCGCGCATGGCCAGCCGCGGGCACGCGTTTGGGCCGGATACGCCCTGGCAGGCCGAGCTGGAGGAGGCGTTCCCGTATGTGGAGACGCCCGACCAGCTGGTGGCCATCAACGAGGTCAAGGCCGACATGGAGAAGGAAGTCCCCATGGACCGGCTGATCTCCGGCGACGTGGGCTACGGCAAGACCGAAATTGCTGTCCGGGCCGCGTTCAAGGCGGTCCAGGACGGCAAACAGGTGGCCATTCTGGTGCCCACTACGTTGCTGGCACAGCAGCATTACGAGACGTTCAACGAGCGCTTTTCCGGCTTCCCTGTGCGGGTGGCGCCGCTGTCCAGGTTCCAGACGACGAAGGAGTCCAAGGAGATCATCGAGGGTGTCCGAACGGGGTCCGTCGACGTTGTCATCGGCACGCACCGGCTGCTGTCCAAGGACTTTGCGTTCAAGGACCTGGGCTTGGTGATTGTTGACGAGGAGCAGCGCTTCGGTGTGGAGCACAAGGAGGCGCTGAAGAAGATGCGCACCAACGTGGACGTGCTGGCCATGAGTGCCACACCCATTCCGCGCACCCTGGAGATGTCCATGACGGGCATCCGCGAAACCTCAACCCTGGCCACCCCGCCGGAGGAACGCCACCCGGTGCTGACCTATGTTGGTGCGCACAGCGACAAGCAGGTGGGGGCCGCGATCCGCCGCGAGCTGATGCGCGAGGGGCAGGTGTTTTATGTGCACAACCGGGTTAAATCGATTGAACGGACGGCGGCGCACATCCAGCAGCTGGTGCCGGACGCGCGGGTGGCGGTGGCGCACGGGCAGATGTCCGAGTCCCGGCTGGAGCAGATCATTGTTGACTTCTGGGAAAAGCGCTTTGACGTGCTGGTGTGCACCACCATCATTGAGACCGGACTGGACATCTCCAACGCCAACACGCTGATTGTGGAGCAGGCCAACAACTACGGGCTGTCGCAGCTCCACCAGTTGCGCGGGCGTGTGGGCCGTGGGCGTGAACGCGCCTACGCGTACTTCCTGTACCCGGCCGACAAGCCGCTGGGCGAAGTTGCCCTGGAGCGGCTGAAGGCCGTTGCCGCGCACAACGAGCTGGGTGCGGGCATGGCCCTGGCCATGAAGGACCTTGAGATCCGTGGTGCCGGCAACCTGCTGGGCGGGGAACAATCGGGCCACATCCAGGGTGTTGGCTTTGACCTGTATATCCGTTTGGTGGGCGAGGCTGTGGCCGAGTTCCGTGGTGAGGGCGAGGAACGGGTGGCGGAGATGAAGATCGAGCTGCCCGTCAACGCCCACCTGCCGCACGATTATGTGCCGGGGGAGCGGCTGCGCCTGGAGGCCTACCGCAAGCTGGCCGCCGCTGTCACGGTTGAGGCCATCGCCGAAGTTGAGGACGAGCTCATCGACCGGTACGGTGAGCTGCCGCCGGCCGCCGTGAACCTGCTGGCTGTGGCGCACTTCAAGGTGCTGGCCCGTGCTGCCGGGCTCCATGATGTTGCACTGCAGGGGAACTTCATCAAGTTCGCTCCGGCTGAGCTGCCCGAATCAAAGGTCATGCGCCTGACGCGCATGTACCCGGGAGCTATGGTGAAGCCGGCGCTGAATGCGGTGCTGATTCCCAAGCCGAAGACTGCGCGTATTGGCGGCCGGGACCTGGCCGACGCCGAGGTGCTCAAGTGGGCGCAGGGCGTGCTTGAGGCGATCTTCGAGGTGACCCCGGAGACGATGGCGGCACCGTAG
- the deoC gene encoding deoxyribose-phosphate aldolase → MTTNNPFTAPQGDDLARYIDHTLLAPEASRADILRLCKEAAEHHFKSVCVNPVWVETAKKALLGTGVLTCTVVGFPLGTHNTDVKVFEARGATMDGADEVDMVINIASARALDREALVSDISAVAEVVHEADSLLKVIIETALLSDDEKILACQGAVEAGADFVKTSTGFNGGGATTSDVSLMRETVGPDIGVKASGGVRTREKALEMIAAGATRIGTSSGIAIVTGGAGTTSY, encoded by the coding sequence ATGACGACTAACAACCCCTTCACGGCACCCCAGGGCGATGACCTGGCACGCTACATTGACCACACCCTACTAGCCCCCGAAGCGAGCCGCGCGGACATCCTGCGCCTGTGCAAGGAAGCCGCCGAACACCACTTCAAGTCCGTCTGCGTCAATCCCGTCTGGGTGGAAACCGCCAAGAAGGCGCTGCTCGGCACGGGCGTGCTGACCTGCACCGTCGTCGGCTTCCCGCTGGGCACACACAACACGGATGTGAAGGTTTTTGAGGCACGCGGCGCCACCATGGACGGCGCCGACGAGGTCGACATGGTCATCAATATCGCGTCGGCCCGGGCATTGGACCGTGAGGCGCTCGTGTCAGACATTTCTGCCGTGGCCGAGGTCGTCCACGAGGCGGATTCGCTGTTGAAGGTCATCATCGAGACCGCACTGCTCAGTGATGATGAGAAGATCCTGGCCTGCCAGGGCGCCGTTGAGGCCGGGGCCGATTTCGTGAAGACCTCCACCGGGTTCAACGGGGGCGGGGCCACCACCTCGGACGTGTCCTTGATGCGGGAAACCGTGGGCCCGGACATCGGAGTCAAGGCCTCGGGCGGGGTGCGGACCCGGGAAAAGGCGCTGGAAATGATTGCCGCCGGCGCCACCCGGATCGGGACCAGCTCAGGTATTGCCATCGTCACCGGCGGCGCGGGCACGACTTCCTACTAA
- a CDS encoding uroporphyrinogen-III synthase codes for MSDTAETLPAQPLRGFRIGVTAHRRAGDLIEALERRGAKVLHAPALKIAPMEDEHALHAETAAVIAAAPDIVMVTTAYGMRRWCEGADAAGQGESLHAALANASIYVRGPKARGAVRAAGLNDVGISADETTATLTDLVIADGVRGKTVAVQVHGYTDGAALQRLRDAGAKVLTVTPYRWVNAEEGDRLPQLIDDVINCKLDVLTFTSAPAVDAVLSTAAQLGRGDEFLAALRGEGPGTVVSAAVGPVTAAPLIQAGILPLVPERFRMGALIRLVCEHLEDTGVLRFESGGAVLEVRGQSLSVDGLPVQLAPAPLQLLKLLMGAGGGVLSPSELAAGTGAPDADHALHMAISRLRAALPDPAVVETVVKRGYRLRGRFL; via the coding sequence ATGAGCGACACAGCAGAAACCCTCCCCGCCCAGCCCCTGCGCGGATTCCGGATCGGAGTAACAGCCCACCGCCGCGCCGGCGACCTCATTGAGGCGTTGGAACGCCGCGGCGCCAAGGTGCTGCACGCGCCGGCGCTGAAAATCGCGCCCATGGAGGACGAGCACGCCCTGCATGCCGAAACGGCGGCCGTCATTGCCGCCGCCCCAGACATTGTCATGGTCACCACCGCCTACGGGATGCGCCGCTGGTGCGAGGGCGCCGATGCGGCCGGGCAGGGCGAGTCACTGCACGCAGCACTGGCGAACGCCTCCATCTACGTGCGCGGCCCCAAGGCCCGCGGCGCCGTCCGGGCCGCCGGCCTGAACGATGTGGGCATCAGCGCCGACGAGACCACCGCAACGCTGACTGATCTGGTGATTGCCGACGGCGTCCGCGGCAAGACCGTGGCAGTCCAGGTCCACGGGTATACGGATGGTGCCGCGTTGCAGCGGCTGCGCGATGCCGGCGCCAAGGTGCTGACGGTGACCCCCTACCGCTGGGTCAATGCTGAGGAAGGCGACAGGCTGCCGCAACTGATCGACGACGTCATCAACTGCAAACTCGACGTCCTCACGTTCACCAGCGCCCCCGCCGTGGACGCCGTGCTCAGCACGGCCGCGCAACTGGGCCGGGGGGATGAGTTTCTGGCGGCCCTGCGCGGGGAGGGCCCGGGCACCGTGGTGAGTGCCGCCGTCGGACCTGTCACGGCGGCACCGCTCATCCAGGCCGGCATTCTCCCGCTGGTGCCGGAAAGGTTCCGCATGGGCGCCCTGATCAGGCTTGTCTGCGAGCATCTGGAGGACACGGGCGTGCTGCGGTTTGAGAGCGGAGGTGCGGTGCTGGAGGTGCGCGGGCAGTCGCTGAGCGTCGACGGGCTCCCCGTCCAGCTGGCGCCGGCACCGCTGCAGTTACTGAAGCTGCTGATGGGCGCGGGCGGCGGCGTGCTTTCGCCCAGCGAATTGGCGGCCGGCACGGGTGCGCCGGACGCAGACCACGCCCTGCACATGGCCATCAGCCGGCTGCGGGCTGCCCTGCCGGATCCGGCGGTGGTGGAAACTGTTGTCAAGCGCGGCTACCGGCTGCGGGGACGATTCCTGTGA